A portion of the Eulemur rufifrons isolate Redbay chromosome 30, OSU_ERuf_1, whole genome shotgun sequence genome contains these proteins:
- the STK26 gene encoding serine/threonine-protein kinase 26 isoform X3, translating into MAHSPVAVQVPGMQGSKLWIIMEYLGGGSALDLLRAGPFDEFQIATMLKEILKGLDYLHSEKKIHRDIKAANVLLSEQGDVKLADFGVAGQLTDTQIKRNTFVGTPFWMAPEVIQQSAYDSKADIWSLGITAIELAKGEPPNSDMHPMRVLFLIPKNNPPTLVGDFTKSFKEFIDACLNKDPSFRPTAKELLKHKFIVKNSKKTSYLTELIDRFKRWKAEGHSDDESDSEGSDSESTSRENNTHPEWSFTTVRKKPDPKKLQNGAEQDLVQTLSCLSMIITPAFAELKQQDENNASRNQAIEELEKSIAVAEAACPGITDKMVKKLIEKFQKCSADESS; encoded by the exons GGTTCTAAATTATGGATAATAATGGAATACCTGGGTGGTGGTTCAGCACTGGATCtt CTTCGAGCTGGTCCATTTGATGAGTTCCAGATTGCTACCATGCTAAAGGAAATTTTGAAAGGTCTGGACTATCTGcattcagagaagaaaattcaCCGAGACATAAAAG cTGCCAATGTCTTGCTCTCAGAACAAGGAGATGTTAAACTTGCTGACTTTGGAGTTGCTGGCCAGCTGACAGATacacaaattaaaagaaataccTTTGTGGGAACTCCATTTTGGATGGCTCCTGAAGTTATTCAACAATCAGCTTATGACTCAAAA GCTGACATTTGGTCATTGGGAATTACTGCTATTGAACTAGCCAAGGGAGAGCCACCTAACTCGGATATGCATCCAATGCGAGTTCTGTTTCTTATTCCAAAAAACAATCCTCCAACTCTTGTTGGAGACTTTACTAAGTCTTTTAAGGAGTTTATTGATGCTTGCCTGAACAAAGATCCATCATTT cGTCCTACAGCTAAAGAACTTCTGAAACACAAATTCattgtaaaaaattcaaagaagacTTCTTATCTGACCGAACTGATAGATCGATTTAAgaggtggaaggcagaagggcacaGTGATGATGAATCTGATTCCGAGGGCTCTGATTC GGAATCCACCAGCAGGGAAAATAATACTCATCCTGAATGGAGCTTTACCACTGTGCGAAAGAAGCCTGATCCAAAGAAACTACAGAATGGTGCA GAGCAAGATCTTGTGCAAACCCTGAGCTGTCTGTCAATGATAATCACACCTGCATTTGCTGAG CTTAAACAGCAGGATGAGAATAATGCTAGCAGGAATCAGGCAATTGAAGAACTTGAGAAAAGTATTGCTGTGGCTGAAGCTGCCTGTCCTGGCATCACAGATAAAATGGTGaagaaattaattgaaaaatttcaaaa